Genomic DNA from Ornithorhynchus anatinus isolate Pmale09 chromosome 14, mOrnAna1.pri.v4, whole genome shotgun sequence:
aactaagtgtttgggagagtacactgcaatagaattggcagatacattccttgccaacCATGAgcccacagtttagagggggagacagacattaatataaataaattatggatatgtacataagagctgtggggctgagggagggctgaataaaggggagcaaaggagggtgacacagaagggagtgggaaaagaggaaacgaggtcggggaaggcctcttggggggagatgtgccttcaataaagctttgaagtgggggagagtcatgtGGAGGATATGGGGAGGAAGAGTGttggaggccagaggcagcatgtgggcaagaggtctgtggagagatagatgagatcaaagtactgtgagtaggttgacattagaagagccaagAGTACAGGCTGATTTGTAATAGGAgagaggcaaggtgaggtaggaggggaggagatgattgaatactttaaagaagACACTGGAGACAATCCAGAATTGTTTTGGGAGTTCTCCAAAGGTGACTGGAAACTGGAGGTGTTGGAATATTGCTGCCCCTTGCTTCCCATGGAGTCTCtgctggaggagaaaggggggtaaTGTTGGtgttgggtgggggcagggggaagaggacaaggaaaTGGGTCCTGGCAGAAGTATGAACAATTggatcttccttcttccctcccccgaccTCAGGGTCCAGGCACCTGCACCCACCGAGTGAGCCTTTAAACCAGTATGAACTCCTCCCTGCCCTAGCCTTGCAGAAGTGCTCCCTTGAGATGGTTTCCCCAGCTCGTAGCTCAACGCATGGCTGTCAGTGCTAGGAGCCAGCAAGGCCCTGGGAAAAAGgctcagagctgggagtcaggtgaccctggcctgctatgggaccctgggctagtcatttGTTCTCTCTGGGCCCTGGCTTCACCATCTAAAAATGgggacataaaaataataaaataataataatagtttagtatttactatgtgccaaggactgaattaagcactggggtagatcaggttggacagagtccctatcccatatggggctcacagtccaagtcagagggattAGAAGTAGCAACTCTATTATTTACCTGCTGCCTGACTTCACTTTTCGATGCCACACTCCtttcgtctgtgaaacggggattcaatatctgtcctccctcctactgttcTCCCCATgagagacttgattatcttgtatttacccccagcacttagtacagtgcttcgactagagtaagtgcttaacaaataccgaaattactattattaaaatttaatcccctttttacagatgaggaaaccgagactcagagaagtgaagcgagttgcccaaggtcacacagcagacaagtgacagagctgggtttagaaaccagctcttctgactcccgggctcatgttttctccactaggccacagcggaTATCTGTTATGGATAGCTGATATTAGGCAGAGActgcctaatctgattatcttgtatttaccccagcacttagcccagagcTTGGTACTTTGAAAgcattcataaataccataataagtacGATAATATCATACCACCATTAGTTGATGCCTCAACTCCCCCCAGATCACGTTTCCCCAGCTCATAGTCTTCACTACTCCTAAAATCATATAACTCTCTCCCACCATCAACttttccactccctcccactgtggctgtgagctccatgtcttacagggactgtgtccaacctgatttatcggGTAaccctctcagtgcttagtgcagtgcttgccacataaacaaatgccaccatcatcatcatcatcattatcatcattttccaCCTCCAACACTTTGCTCAAATCATTCCCCCAGACTGAAACTTCTATCTAAATCCGTCAGACTCCAGGCCTCCCCATCCTCAGAACTCTCTAAAATTCTTTGACTCATCGTACctatatctcatctatctcgccactgaccactTGCCGTCacccctgtctctggtctggcacgccctctcttttcatagccaaaagacaattgctctccctaccttcaaaactttattgaaggcacatttcctccaagaggccttccctgactaaaccttcattcccttttttcccattctcttctgtgtctccctgatttgctccctttatttatctccccagccccacagcacttaagtacacatccataatttatttattcatattattgtttgtctccccatctaggctgcaagctcactgtgggcaggaaatgtgtctgcataTTCTTGTGTTGTACacctccaagctcttaatacagagccctgaacacagaaagtgctcatatgaatatgattgaatgactgtgtcCTCTAGGGagtctcccctgattaattccTAATATCCCAAGTCGGATCAACCCAAAAACCACCTTTAGGACTTAGGTATTTTTAACACCCTCAGCACTTTGGCCCTTAtttaattgttcattcaataattGATTCTGATTTATTTTGATATTGCATCCTGGCTTAATCATTCTATTCGTTCTCCTCCCAATCAGTTCTCCTTCCTCCAGTTTGTAAATATATGCTGACATCtgttatatctgtctccccattagatcgGAGtgtcctgtgggtagggaatgtgttttgttTCTTTGTGCTTTcagaaatgcttagcacagtgtattgtgttcagtaaatcaatcaatcaagagttttTACTGGCTggctgagggcagagcaccgtactaagcacttgggaggacacaattcctgccctcaaggaggtggcGATCTAATGACGGAGACAGAGATTTGAATAAATTCTAGGAAGGAGGAAATCATATATGTAAGTGAAATGATGAGGGGAGGAAATAGCCAAGTACTTAGATGCCATGGAAGTACCCAAGTGGAAGTTGAGGGAAAAtaggtggagagatgagggattaatcagggaagaccacctagtggagatgtgatttcagaagggtctgtTGATGTGAAAGGTGGGGCGAGCTTCCCACAGAAGAGAGAGTGGtgcgagagagaggagagtgatgcacagtgagtaggtcagcTGGAGAGGAACGAAGCATGCGACCTGGgtgaagtgggaagggagagagaataagtaaTGGGCAGAGAGCTGATATTAACTGCCGATAAGCTgatgttcaggagtttctgcttgcttcagaggactcctcctcctcttcctcctcctcttctggggACGAGCAGTAAAAGGGGTCAGGGCTGTAGCCTCCAGGCCTACCCCAAACTTGCTCcagctgggtccccttctttctcACCAAGGAAGACCTCTGGGCAGACTGGGCAAGAAGTGGGAGCCCTCGTTCCCCTCACCCCTATCACGACCAGCTGCTGACCACCTGGCTCAAGGTTTAGGGGGAattgggccgggcccggcccagcAGAGAGTGACCCGTGGAGGAGTGTTTGCTGACTTCAGCCGGAAACTTGGGTGAAAGGTCTGGAGCCCGGCACCGTACTCCCGCTCCCGATCTTGGGCTAAGGAGATTTCTGCCTCCTCCGTGGAGCTCCCCACGGGGTGGTCTCTGCTCCTCACGGGGCCTTGGAGTTGGTCAGGATGTGAGTGTGTATGTCCGTGAGTGTGCATGGGTGTGACTGCGCGGGTGCCTGCGCGTgtctctgtacataataataataacaacagtaagaactgttatggtatctgttgagcgcctactacgtgccgagccccgttctaagccctgggttagatagaaggtgatgaggttgtcccacgtggggctcacggtcttaacccccactttacagatgaggcaaccgaggcgcggagcggctaagcggctcgcccaagggcacccagcggacgagtggcggagcctggattggaacccacgtcctccgactcccaagcccgtgctcttgccactaagccaaacgGCTGGGCCTGAGTGTATctgtgcccctgccctgcccccgccctttcccctccccctcctctcctccctgccctccctcctccggccccctcccccccccccctccgcggaCCCTCAGCCATTCAGCCTCACAAAACCCCTCGGCGCCCCCTTTTGTCCCGGAGAGGGCTCGAGACCCCATCATTAGCCCTGATTACCCTGAGCAGCCTGACAGCCTCCCAGCCCGCTTCCCAGGCTTCCCATTCACCGCCGCCCGGGCCTGCCCCGCCGCACAAAGAAGCGGAAatgttccccctccccagcctcccccccacccccggaccctccagcctcctcccccagaccccctccccaaccagccctgaatggggcagagactgtttctctcctccgccctccccatTCACGTCCTCTTTGGATACAATCTTCTTTCCCCTTtgttgaaagtggagagagagcgGGGAGGTCAAGGCAGACTTTGACCGGGCTCTTCCCCTGTCATTTGTTTAATGTAAATAAAgggaggggggcgtggggggggggggctccccgctGCCGGCCCGGATTTTGCTAATCGGGGGAGGGGAAGCCCTTGGGgtgtgaaggaagagggaatgggcCCGGCGGGGGAAGCCGGACCCCGCGGCAGCGGGGAGCGGGATGGAGAGCCGCCGCCTCCGGGAATCCCCGCTTCCCAGGGTCCCGTGTTCGAGGCTCCCGAAAAGGCGGAAAAGAAGCCGCTccccgggaaggagggaggagggaggagggaggaggtccaGCTAGTAGCCCCGACAGCTAACGGAGGGTTTAGCCTAGCCCTCGGCCAGGATCGGGGGTGGGCCCCCCTTCTCCCGGGGAGATGCGGCCTAATCGCGGGGTTGGGATTAACAAGTAGCGCCTTAATGGGTTCTGAGGGAGTGGAGACAGCTCTCTGGCTCTCCGCTTCACGTAGACTCCGGGCTGCCTCTTTTCCTTTAAAAACGGCCGATTTGTTGCGAGAGAGGTGACGCTAGGAAATGGGATTGATCGGGAATGATCGCTTCGAAAGAGCTCCATCGGGAGACCCAGAGTCGGGGGCACTTTACGGAGCGAATGTTTACGCCACTTTACAGGAAAGAAAGACTTCCCTCCCGGCACGGATTTCCCCCCGCTTTCCCCCCTTCCGCTTTATTTTTCAGGGCATTGAAAATGCTTCCAACGCCTCGCAACCTTTCTCTCATCGCCTACCGGAACCTTTCTGCTTCTTCTGGcaaaaacagtgctttgcgcatagtaagcgcttaacaaatgccatcattattattgcgcTTCTGGGTGTCTTTAAAGGGCTCCGGGATTCCTCCGGGATCCGTTGGGTGCCTTGCCCCGCAGCCGGGCGGGGAAGCCCCGGGAAGCCAGGGGCCTGGGCTCAGAGACGAGAGGTCCCCGCGGAGTCCTCCGGGTGTGGATCCGGGGGTCTTAGAGACCCTGGAAATCCCTAGGATACCTCGTTCAAGTGCGACACGAGCAGCATTTCGAGAAATCCCCGAAATCCGAGGGGAAGGTTCCGGCGCAATTGTTTAGAGAAAGGAAATAACGGCCATCTAAAACGAAGACAACACAACATCGTTTGCTTAGGGAATTTACCCACCAAAACCACCCTTtcgtcctcctcgccctcccctcttattcccagctccctttctccccacgcACATATGGATTCAGTGGATTCAGGAGGAGATGTGTGGCTTCGGATCCCACCTCCTTTCCATCCACGGTTTTCAGTCGCGTCCGAAGCGGAAAGGACAGAAAACTCCATCGCAGcattctgccatttcctttcTGTCCTCCGCCCGTGCACTGAGAAAATTCCCGCTTGCTTGTTTCATAACACTTCTCCCGAAGCAAGCCGGCAATCTGCTTAGGTAGAAGGCATCTTCTGAGGACAGAGGAGCAAATGAAATGAGGTCCGCAGACAAAAAAAGCACAGCTCAAGTGATTTAAAGATCAATGTCAAATGGTATAATATGCAATCCTTTTGGCTGGGAAAAGCTTAGCTGCTCTTGGGTCTGCGCTCGGTCTCTTTAGAGCAGCGAGCTGGGGCTGGTTTTCGTTTGGGTGTGCTGAGAAAGGCAGAGATAAGGATTTTCGGCTGAGGGTGCTGACAGCCAGCTACCCAACGTGATGAGGCTCTCAAGATCCTCCCTCCTGTGTTTGCATTGCCTTGAAATTCGAGGGTGACCCTCGCACCCCCGGGGCCCAACAAGGAATTCGATCGGTCGAATTTGTCTCCGGACTGttagctcccggtgggcaggagacgtgcctaccaactcggttacagggtactctcctaagcgcttagcgcagtgctctgcccacagtaagcgctcgataaattccaagGTCTCCTACTCCTATTTCTCCCCGTCGACCGAGCCCACGAAGGCGAACCCCCGGGCGTTTGTCCTTCCCGGAGCCTCTCAAAACCCTTCCTTCAAAGCTTCGTCTATTTTACCTCCCCATTCCCGCGTCACTTTACCTTTTCCCTCCCGGGCCCAGCGTGTCCGGATGGAGGATGGAGGCCGAGCCGGGAAGAGGTACCGACTTGAACTAAGGAAAACGAAAACAgagtcctttctccctccccgccttgtTTATTCCCTCACACTAGGTTGGTAAGCCGCGCCCGCGTGGGCGGGATGCGCTGGGGAGTTTTTCTGTATTTCGCGAAATTAACCAGGGTCCTAAAACTCACTCCCAGgcagtgaagggaggagaggaaggagagagtttttttttgtttgtttgtttctgtttttccccCTTAAGGAAACACacatcttcccctcccctaggAGGAAACCCTTTGTTTCCGTGGATCCGGAATGGATCTCCTACCCCGAGCGAGTCGCAGAGGTAGCACAGAAGCCTCTTCCTGGCAGTTAGAGCGGCAAACCCCGACCCTCCGCTTCGAGCGACTGAGCTGCGCCTCCCACTTGAAGAATTTGCAAACAGATCCCCTAGCTAAGAAAGGTTGCTCACCAGGTTATTTTATTGTTTTCGCTTCTCCATACAGAACTGGTCCTGCACTAATCAGCGCAAATGCTTTACAGATAAGTCACCTGTGCACATAGAAAcaacaagccaaaaaaaaaaaaaggaaagtagaAAACTCTACCGTGGTCATCccttaaataagtaaataaacatcatatatatgttaaaaaaaacaaaagcaaaaaaatcGAACAGCGTCTTTTCCACATGAAATACCCACGAGAGATACAGGGCAGGCGCTCAGACGTGTTTGCAAGTTGGCATTGGCGATCTGGAGGCaaaatccttttcttttttttttttaggggatgTGACCAAGGCGCGGGACCTGGTTCTCCCGGTTCTGGAACGGAGCGACCGCCGGGCTTCGGTGGAACGGGATCTCCCACCCGGGCTGTTGCAAGTGGCAGCCGGGACTGGCACCGGGCGGGGGTATAAAGCAACCGAGGCCTCGTTTCGACGCAGGCGGACGGCAGGCACTGGGTTTTCTTGgaatctccttcccttttcccctcttgtgATTTGCTCTTTTCTTCAAAGGTGACTCGATCTCTGCGCTCGCcattgtgtgtggggggtggggggtggggacgggggacacGGGAGGGTGACGGGGGCCGGCTCAGATGTCACACTCGCTGTCGCTGGATGTGATGGAAATGGCCGAGGTGGCGGCTTTGCTGGCGAGGCTGGCCGCGGGGCTGGCCGCGGGGCTGGTCGCGGGGCTGGCTGCGGGGCCCAGCGGCTCCCCGGCGATCTCCTCCTCGGCCGGCAGCGAACGCGCCGAGCCCTGAGACAGGACCTGCTGCTGGAGCCTGCGGGAAAGGCCCGATTCCCGCCCCCAAGAGGTCGCGGGGGTCAGGGGGGATGGGGCCCCGCGGCCCTTGGCCTCGTCCAACCACGCGCGGAGGTCAGCGCCGGCTCGCCCCGGGCACCGTCCGGTCCCGGAGTCCCGCACGCCCAGAGAAAGCCGGGGCGAGCCCTTAGGGCAGCGCGGGTGCGGAGAAAAAAATCcccactcccctttcccctctgcgggaccggagggaggacgtggccccccGCCGCACCTCCCCACCCGGGCCGTTCTCTGCCTGCGGGACAACCCCCCGCACCAGCggtaacctcccccccccccccccgccaaatgaCCCCTTCCCCGAGCCttcgggcccggggcggcgggcccgTTCCCACGGTCGCGGCCGGGGAGGGAGACCTGGAGGTCCGGAGGAAAAAGTGGCTCTGGGGCTTTGCCCCCGCAGGGACCCGGGACCCCTCCGTCCCAGGACCCCTCCATCCcaccgtctccccgccccccgccccgattgAAGATCCGCTCTCTCCGGGGCGCGGACTTTGGACTTTCCCCGGCGGCGCTCGGAGGGTGAGagggccccttcctcccccggcccccgcccccgcaccccaccgcattccgtccccctccccgtctccggccccctccccatgtCCCACCCACCTGTTTTTGGCGGCCGCGgccctgtctctctgcctgcgGTTTTTGAACCAGTTGCCCACTTGCGTGGGGGTCAGTCCCGTGGCCTGCGCCAGTTCTCTCTTTTTGCTGGGGTTGGGGTAGGGGTCCTGCAGGTACCACTCCCGCAGCAAGTGCCGCGTGCGCTCCTTGAAGCAGTGCGTCTTCTGCTCGCCGTCCCAGATGGTGCGGGGCAGCGGGAACTTCTTCCGCACGCGGTACTTGTCCACGGGCCCCAGCGGCCGGCCCCGCAGCTTCTCGGCCTCCTGGTAGTGGGCCTCCAGCCACAGCGCCTGCAGCTTGGCGTGCGACTCCTTGGTGAACTTGTGGCTCTCCAGGATGTGGTAGAGCTCCCGGTAGTTGCCGCCGTGGAAGGCCACGATGGCCCGGGAGCGCAGCACCGACTCGTTCTTGTCGAGGGCCTCGCAGGCCGCGGGCGCCACGGGCAGCGACCAGAGGAAGCGGCCGAGCCGCTCCACGTCGCCGCTCTCCTCCAGGGTCTCGCAGACCCCGGCCACCTGCTGGGGGCTGAAGTTCAGGATGGGCAGCTGGAACATCGGGGCGCCGGGCCTCCTCTTCGGCCCCGCCGCCGGAGCCGAGAGAAGCGAGGCAGGCGAGGTCCGGATCCCGGAGGGAATCCCGGGGGTGGTGGGCGGAGGACCGGCGGGAGGCCCAGGGGGAGGACCGAGGGGACGAGGGCGCGGAGGCCGAGCGGGGCCCCCGGGCGCGGGACGGTCCGGTCACCCCGGGCCTCTCGGAGGCTTTCGCGGAGCCGCGGAGagggaggcgggccgggccgggccgggccgagaggggagagggtttggcCCAGGCACCGGGATCAGCGGCCGCGGCGGCGCCCGGCTTGCGATTGGACTTGGCAACCCGGCCGCCCGGCTGCCATGGAGACCCCCCTGTCCATCACTGTCAGCCTCTGCCAATCCCGGTGGCGAAGAGCCGGTCCGCAGATTTCAGCACCTCCCCGAGCTCGACAGCGCCCGGCGCGCCCCGCTCCCCGCttcgcccgcctccccgcccttcCATTCATTCGACCGGGGCCCcgtgcggggcgggggccgggggccgggggccgggggccgggggccgggggccgggggccgggggcggggcccggaccgGGACCGGGCCTCGGCTGCCAGCTGCTCGCCCAGCCcgaacccaccccctcccccccccgcccccggagagaCCCCGAACCGGACCCTCGGGACCCCCTGCCCGCAGCACCCTCGGGTCGGGCGAAGCCCGGACCCCGGGAGGACAAAGGAGGCCGAATAAACCCTCGAGATCCGTAGCAAACGAGGGGCAGATATCGCCACGGGACGCCCAGGGAGGCCCAAGGTGGCTCAGGGAGACCCAGGGAGGCCCAGAGGGACACGAGGCGGCTCAGGGAGAcccagggaggcccagagagacccaGGCAGGCTCAGAGGGGCCCAGAAGGACCCAGGGAGGCCACAGAGACCCAGGGAGGTCCAGAGAGACCCAAGCAGGcccagagagacccagagaggcccTCGGAGGCCCAGAGCGGCCCACGAAGACCCAGGGCGGCCCTGACTCCAGTCCCTACATCAAGTCAGTGAACCCACCTAGCTGGaccaggtggggagaggagaatggaccGTTAGGTGCCGTCCTGTGCCTATCTTTGCCTCCACTCGCTGCCAAAGCCCCCACTCGAACCCGAGACGGGAACGGTATAAACGGGGTGGATCCAAGTCAGCCGGACAAGGGGtcagtttcctttcctcttccgctAACCGACCTGACTCCTCTACCCGGCCAAGGTGGACGTTGTTAAGGCCCGTGCAAGGACGCCAACGGCCCCAGGTGTCAGTCTCTCAGACAGCCCATCAGCAGGGGGTAATGGTGACCCCTGGCCCCCTATTTCCCCAAAGCGGGGATACTATGGAAATTGCCTATGGTTAGGGTTTTAGCTCTTTCCTCCCCAtaccccccgcctccacccctccgCCCTCAGTTTCTTTTTGCGGTCGAATGGATTTGGACAAACGCCGAGAAGAACCacacctagagtgagaagtcatTTGCAGGTCAGCACAACGGCCGATTTCAGAGATCTCAGTAAGAATAAAGCCGCCCGACCTTGCCGCCTCATGGGGAGTCATTTCTGAGCCgtgtcccttttctcctccctctccccgcgccCCGCCTCCCCGAGGGCTCCCGCGACACCGAAAACAGAAAAAGGGTCTCCACACGCCCATGCGACAGAGAAAGCGGAATCAGTGTCTACACCGCAGAGTTGGGGGGGGGAACACAGCCCGGAGGGCTGGATTGaggatttggggcgggggggtgagccTCTGATAGACCAAGGCCGCCTGATGGGAGAGGGGCTCGCAGCCTGTTGGGTGGAAGCAGAAATATTGATCTTCAACGATCCTCTCCTGACCCCCGTGGCCGCCGTTTTCTGGAATTCGTGCCCGGGAAAACCCTTTTAATGGGCATTTTGGCTTATTTATTCAGTTGGAACCACGAGGAGGCCAGGAAAAATCCACTGCTCCTTTCCTAAAATGAGCCTAGTTGTGAGGCTCCTTCCGCTCTTCCCGGTCGAAAGAACCGGACTGGGTCCTGGCCATCTTTTCTTTAGGATCAAGCACAATTCATCTTTTCCTTGTGCAGATTTGGTAAATCAGAAGGCAGATAGATAGCGCAGATGGTTGGAGGTGTCGGGTCACATTATGCTATGCCTCAGTACAGGGCTAAACTCATTCTGACGGAAAACCCTGATATTATTTTCACAGATCTACACAgttcacttgaaaaaaaaaaaacccagaagccATTGGCATCACtgacgtgaggctcccagctaaCGGGACGGAAAGGCCTTCAATATTGCTCATTTTCACAGAACCCTGGCAGGAGCGGGAGCCCATAACACAGACACGATCGCATCAAACCCCTGGGTTTAGGCGGAGTCAGTCAGCAAGAATTTTGCACCAAGGGGCTGGGTGGGCCCCGTAGGGATGATACAATTTGGGAGAGGTCAGGGAGAAAACGACCCCCTCTCTTCAAGCGGGGCGTCCCTAGGGAGCGGAATGGGGTAGAAGGGAAAGTTTGGCGGCAGCTAAGAGTGAGGATTCGCTCGGAGCGACTTTTCCTTCTCGTTCCCCCTCCGACCGCTCCAGCCGCAAAGGTGgatcagggaagggggaagagcaggagggcaCAGTGGTTTCTGTGGCTGCCGACGCCTCTTCTTTCTCTGGCCCTCGGGACCGGCTTGCTGAGATCTTCCGAAGGCCCCAGAACCTCCCGGCCCCGAACGAGGACCTGGCCTGCTCTGAGACTTTTGACTTCAGTCCTGTCCGCCCGTGCAAGGGTTTCGTTGCTCCTGTTTCCCCCTTGTTCTTTGTTTGTTGGGTTCCGAGGGGCGACTGGTGCAGCCAGGCAGGCTAACGCTAGCAAACGGCATCCTGGAGATTGCAgaagaggggaggaacaggggggctagagaattggggcggggggggggaggagtggagaaggggagaagacgacgactggggaagaagggggagggggtctggagAGAAAGGCCAGGTAAATTAAGAAGTAGAAGAAGGTAGATCTGTAGAAATCacgggaaggaggatggagaagaagggggtcaACATCTCTAACTCAAGGGTCCCGGCTGCGGGGGGCTTGTCTCTCTGGACACTCCCAAGCCACGTGGCAGACTCCCTCCTTGCATCTTGGGGCCAAGGTCTCCTCGGGCAGTGGAAGAAGAGTGTAAGTAAGGGGTCGGCGGGAGGGTCCTGGGCTGCCTGGGAGGATTTCAGATTCCGGAATCacgaccccatcctcctcccgccctcctttCCAGGACCCATCCCTTTCTCTAACCTCCGGCCCTGGGGGGTTTCTCAGTTAATACCCCTCTTGGAGAATTGCGcctaaagaagggaaggaggggcgagaggggaagggagagaggagatggaagccatCGCTGAGCGGCGGGAGTGCGggcctccctctccgcccccggaCAGTTCAGCTACAGTCCGGCTCCGGGAGTTAGTCATGAAGGGgaagggacggacggacggatggacggacggagaCTCCGCCTTTGATCGGTTGTCTGAAGGGGTCGGCTTCACCATTACTATTTTCTGCAAACGGCCGGTTCTTTGCAGCTCAACCGGACCCTCGGCCTGCGCCCTCCCAGACCAGCAGGGCCATGGCCGGCGGCGAGCACAGTGGCTCCGGCTAGCCagaggcccggggccggggaggctggTGGCCTCGGCGCTTGGCAACTCTTCCCGGCCCCCGTGCCGAGCAGAAGGGGGTCGTGGGTCTGAAGGGAAACGCTCGGGGGTCCAGCGATAGCCCACCAATGTCTGTTCTGCGCTGTGGGGTAAGGAATCTCCCTCGGGAGAAAGAACTGCAAAAAGAAAATTGCTCCTACAGAAGAAATTGGGACCAGCTCTGCAGACcccgtgtgtgtatgtgggtgtgtcaTTCGAAGTGTAGGGTTCCTCACTCAAGATTTCGTTCAGAAATCTTTAGCGTTTGATAGGAGTCAGGACTTTTCAAGAAGTGGGCCATTTCCGCTTCACTGCCCTCATGGGCAgatccccagtgctctgcacatagtaacccctcactaaatacgatcgatggattagTTGTGGCACGGAACCACCTGGGAGGGTAGCGGGTCAGCGAATCCTTGGGGACCCCGCGTCCCAAAGCACTGGGCTGCGAAGGCGACGGTCgggctcctccccttcttttcttccctcttctcccgacTCTCGACTGCGGCGGCCGCagctttccttcctccttgtccGACCGTTGGCTGCGTGATCCGGAGAAACCCGGCGGCGACAAAGAAGGTT
This window encodes:
- the SIX6 gene encoding homeobox protein SIX6, producing the protein MFQLPILNFSPQQVAGVCETLEESGDVERLGRFLWSLPVAPAACEALDKNESVLRSRAIVAFHGGNYRELYHILESHKFTKESHAKLQALWLEAHYQEAEKLRGRPLGPVDKYRVRKKFPLPRTIWDGEQKTHCFKERTRHLLREWYLQDPYPNPSKKRELAQATGLTPTQVGNWFKNRRQRDRAAAAKNRLQQQVLSQGSARSLPAEEEIAGEPLGPAASPATSPAASPAASLASKAATSAISITSSDSECDI